Proteins co-encoded in one Corylus avellana chromosome ca9, CavTom2PMs-1.0 genomic window:
- the LOC132162254 gene encoding transcription factor ORG2-like, with product MLALFPPPLLWTTTTSLEESISHNHEQQQSYVYKDTEYKLSQPQDHDQHRFPKLASFNGDPAMVVKKLNHNASERDRRTKMNTLYSSLRSVLPAADQTKKLSVPATVSRVLKYIPQLQEQVEGLLQKKAELLSNFSRQGDVNYLEKQSKNAAGKSSSAVSATWLNDREVTLHMTTYKFHNCSVSEILLYLEDNGLLLLNASSFESFEGRVFYNLHVQVEGTNKLDCEFSSEKVMSLIEKRE from the exons ATGTTAGCGCTATTCCCACCACCATTGTTATGGACGACGACGACGTCGTTGGAGGAGAGCATAAGCCATAATCATGAGCAGCAGCAGAGCTACGTTTACAAAGACACTGAGTATAAGCTATCTCAACCGCAGGATCATGATCAACATCGGTTTCCGAAATTGGCGAGTTTTAACGGCGACCCGGCCATGGTGGTTAAGAAGCTTAACCACAATGCTAGCGAGCGTGATCGTCGCACGAAGATGAATACTTTGTACTCCTCCCTCCGCTCCGTACTTCCCGCTGCTGATCAAACA AAAAAACTAAGTGTTCCGGCAACAGTTTCCCGTGTGTTGAAGTACATTCCACAACTACAAGAGCAAGTGGAGGGATTGCTGCAAAAGAAGGCAGAACTTTTATCAAACTTTTCAAGGCAAGGAGATGTAAATTATCTAGAGAAGCAGAGTAAAAATGCAGCAGGGAAGTCTAGTTCTGCTGTTTCTGCAACTTGGCTTAATGATAGAGAAGTTACCCTTCATATGACCACTTATAAGTTCCACAACTGTTCTGTATCTGAGATCTTGCTATACTTGGAGGACAATGGGCTTCTACTCTtaaatgcttcttcttttgaGTCTTTTGAAGGAAGGGTGTTCTACAACTTACATGTTCAG GTGGAAGGAACGAATAAATTGGATTGTGAGTTTTCGAGTGAGAAGGTCATGTCCTTGATTGAGAAAAGGgaataa